The sequence below is a genomic window from Brettanomyces bruxellensis chromosome 9, complete sequence.
AATCGAACGAATTACGAAGAAATGTAATGAATGCGTTATAACAGGAAAGTGCAAATTTAATCATCTATACAACCAAATCTCTCTCCAACCTTAACATGTTCaccttctgcttttttaaattcaaaACCCGCAGGGGCCTCAAAGCAAAGAACAACGGTAGAGCCCAGCATAAATCCTCCCATTTCCTGACCTTTAAATAAAGGTTGTCCTTCAAGGACACGAGAGGCTTTATTATATGTAGCTTCGTAACACGTATTCTTTctaactttttttctagAGCCAGATCTAGCAATTGGGATATCACCGATATCGGTTGGCTTCTGTTTTGGACGATTTATATCTTTGTACGTGATATTCGTGCTGAGATCCTTATCAAAATTAACCTTAATCGAACCAACGTTTGTTGCACCAACCGGAGTCATACTAAAGAAGCCATGCTTCCAGTAACCAAGAAGTGCAACTCTTTCATTTAAAACGaataaattgttgaatGTCCGCTGAAAGTATGGTGCAACAGAATATAATTCACCAGCAAAATGCCTTCTGGTTGTCGCAACCCAATTGGCCGGAGAGTGGAAGTGGTGATAATCACCGGGGTCTAAGTATATCACAGCGTAATACAAACAATGACTGTCATCGGCTTGGCTTCTATACAGCTTGCTTGAGATTTTAATAATTTGCGAAATCGATGACCGGTTCAAAGATTTATCACCTTCCTTTTCATACTTTACGAGCTTATTTGCGTGCTCTGAATGATCGTGCTCATTATAACTTTCCAAAAACTGGGCCGCAACCTCATCATGCTCCCGTAAGCTCTGAAGAGGATAATCAATGGCGTGGGCCGGCTCTGCAAGCTTTCTGGAATTGGTTGTACCAAGAAGCGCCTCAACGCTATACGTCATGCCTTTCACCTGCTcaatttctccattttgGACCCTCCCCAATTTTATAATTCTTCCATCACATGGACAGCACAGTTGAGCACCCTCGTCTATAGGTCTTGCTTCAGGTTTTATTCTCCTATAAAAGAATTCCGAAAGATTGTGATAGTGCGTTAAATCAGGGTCAACCATTTCATCAAGGTTGACGCCAAATAATTTAGTGTAGAGTTTAAAACCAGGCACCCTCATCCAGATGGGCAATTCAATGCTGTTAATTCTACCCCACAGTCGTGACAGGGCATTCAATGGCAGTCTAGAGTATATGTACAAGAACAAGTTTGTTGGTCTTATAACAGCCTTTTTGTGATCactatctttttcaagtgaatcttcatcaacatcttcGGATATTTCCTCGTATCCATCGAAATCATACCTTGCGACGAcaccaaaaaatattatggCAATCGCTGTCAGAGTGAAGAAACTACGGAAATTCCTCCTTcgctttatttcattagTGGTCGAGTTTCCAATGTGTCTTCTCTGGTATCCAAAAAGTCGTCTTCTTGTTCCAGCAAAAAGCCTCAGACTACCCACCCCCTTATTCGAAAGAGTAGAAAAATTTCTATGCGAGCCCGTCATAAAGGCTGACGCTGATCCAAGTGAATAACGTAAACCATCTACTTGTGGATTTGTTACTCTTGGAAACCGATAATAATAGACTGAAAACTGGGCCAACATTACCAGCAATTTCTTTTGCATCGTTTTCCGTTTCGTATGGTGGGTGACATTTATCGAACGATTGTATGCTTTCACCGAAGCACGAGATAAAGGTTTAGAAAGATCAAATGGCACAGGAAGATATTCCGACGTATTCATACCATATGATTTGACCCTAGAGGCCAGAAACAGTAGCTTCCTTGATCCCAGCACCATTTCTAGATAGTTGCGAGCTCCTATGCAGtccttttccttcaaaCTACTTTATGGGAATTGTGTCCCAAGATTtttggggaaaaaagcaggcTGCTTAAGAAGAGTGACCCACGTTTTCTAACTTTagggaagaagaataattgTAGAAGAAGATTTAAAAGAAGGAGGTGACAAAAGTGTTGAGATACAGGGAAAGTATTCGGTAGATACAGGTAATCAAATGAGATGTGGCCAATGCGAAAACATAGTGAAAAAACCGCGCCTTATTGTTTCACAAGAAtgtttttcttgaaaatttgcAGATATTTTTAGCCCGATGACCCGCGGTATAAACAACCAATTTTTATCCATGTGAAAGTTTGGTATCACGTATATATCGCTCACACGCGCgaagaaaatttgaaaa
It includes:
- a CDS encoding uncharacterized protein (BUSCO:EOG092639H5), whose protein sequence is MVLGSRKLLFLASRVKSYGMNTSEYLPVPFDLSKPLSRASVKAYNRSINVTHHTKRKTMQKKLLVMLAQFSVYYYRFPRVTNPQVDGLRYSLGSASAFMTGSHRNFSTLSNKGVGSLRLFAGTRRRLFGYQRRHIGNSTTNEIKRRRNFRSFFTLTAIAIIFFGVVARYDFDGYEEISEDVDEDSLEKDSDHKKAVIRPTNLFLYIYSRLPLNALSRLWGRINSIELPIWMRVPGFKLYTKLFGVNLDEMVDPDLTHYHNLSEFFYRRIKPEARPIDEGAQLCCPCDGRIIKLGRVQNGEIEQVKGMTYSVEALLGTTNSRKLAEPAHAIDYPLQSLREHDEVAAQFLESYNEHDHSEHANKLVKYEKEGDKSLNRSSISQIIKISSKLYRSQADDSHCLYYAVIYLDPGDYHHFHSPANWVATTRRHFAGELYSVAPYFQRTFNNLFVLNERVALLGYWKHGFFSMTPVGATNVGSIKVNFDKDLSTNITYKDINRPKQKPTDIGDIPIARSGSRKKVRKNTCYEATYNKASRVLEGQPLFKGQEMGGFMLGSTVVLCFEAPAGFEFKKAEGEHVKVGERFGCIDD